From Micromonospora sp. NBC_01699, a single genomic window includes:
- a CDS encoding aldo/keto reductase, which yields MKNRRIGAVEVSAIGLGAMPMSIEGRPEDESRSIRTIHAALDAGVTLIDTANAYHQYADEVGHNESLIARALCSYGGDTSDVLVATKGGMYRPGDGNWLTNGRPEHLRAACEASLKRLGVDSIGLYQHHRPDPSVPYADSVGAVRDLLDEGKIQMAGISNANPDQIRQAQEILGGRLVSVQNQFSPAFRSSEPELLLCDELGIAFLPWSPLGGIAQAAELGSRFQPFADVAASRGVSPQQICLAWHLAQSPVVIPIPGASRPESILDSVAASALTLDDDELAALTFG from the coding sequence ATGAAGAACCGCCGTATCGGTGCCGTCGAGGTGAGCGCGATCGGGCTCGGTGCCATGCCGATGTCGATCGAGGGCCGCCCGGAGGACGAGAGCCGGTCGATCCGGACCATCCACGCCGCGCTCGACGCCGGTGTCACCCTGATCGACACCGCGAACGCCTACCACCAGTACGCCGACGAGGTCGGCCACAACGAGTCGCTGATCGCCCGCGCGCTGTGCAGCTACGGTGGCGACACCTCGGACGTCCTCGTCGCCACGAAGGGCGGGATGTACCGGCCGGGCGACGGCAACTGGCTGACCAACGGCCGACCGGAGCACCTCCGGGCGGCCTGCGAGGCGTCGCTCAAGCGCCTCGGGGTCGACTCGATCGGCCTCTACCAGCACCACCGCCCCGACCCCTCGGTCCCGTACGCCGACTCGGTCGGTGCCGTACGCGACCTGCTGGACGAGGGCAAGATCCAGATGGCCGGCATCTCCAACGCCAACCCGGACCAGATCCGGCAGGCGCAGGAGATCCTCGGCGGCCGGCTGGTCTCGGTGCAGAACCAGTTCTCGCCCGCATTCCGCAGCTCCGAGCCGGAGCTGCTGCTCTGCGACGAGTTGGGCATCGCGTTCCTGCCCTGGTCGCCGCTGGGCGGAATCGCCCAGGCGGCCGAGCTGGGCAGCCGGTTCCAGCCGTTCGCCGACGTCGCCGCCTCGCGGGGCGTCAGCCCGCAGCAGATCTGCCTGGCCTGGCACCTGGCCCAGTCGCCGGTGGTCATCCCGATCCCCGGCGCGAGCCGGCCGGAGTCGATCCTCGACTCGGTGGCCGCCTCGGCGCTGACCCTGGACGACGACGAGCTGGCCGCTCTCACCTTCGGCTGA
- a CDS encoding M67 family metallopeptidase: MLSIDRAIRDAIVAHARRDHPDEACGVVAGPAGSDRPTRHIPMDNAARSMTFYEFDSMEHLRVWREMDDRDEEPVVIYHSHTATEAYPSRTDVSFAGEPGAHYLLVSTRDPDAEEIRSFRIVDGVVTEEPVQVVEAGVDPHAVQSYMFGQSPTTVDYECSGR; this comes from the coding sequence GTGCTGAGCATCGACCGGGCGATCCGCGACGCGATCGTCGCGCATGCTCGTCGGGACCATCCCGACGAGGCCTGCGGTGTGGTCGCCGGCCCGGCCGGCAGCGACCGGCCGACCCGACACATCCCGATGGACAACGCCGCCCGCTCGATGACCTTCTACGAGTTCGACTCGATGGAGCACCTGCGGGTGTGGCGGGAGATGGACGACCGGGACGAGGAGCCGGTGGTGATCTACCACTCGCACACCGCGACCGAGGCGTACCCGTCCCGGACCGACGTCTCCTTCGCCGGTGAGCCGGGTGCCCACTACCTGCTGGTCTCCACCCGTGACCCGGACGCCGAGGAGATCCGTTCGTTCCGCATCGTGGACGGCGTGGTCACCGAGGAGCCGGTCCAGGTCGTCGAGGCCGGGGTGGACCCGCACGCCGTGCAGTCCTACATGTTCGGGCAGAGCCCGACGACGGTCGACTACGAGTGTTCCGGCCGCTGA